Part of the Pseudorasbora parva isolate DD20220531a chromosome 13, ASM2467924v1, whole genome shotgun sequence genome is shown below.
aagTTCCCATAATGAAAAAGTATAAACTAGAATGTTCCTTtaaccaagaaaaaaaatatttttgaaaatggaCGTTTTAAACATTCAGggaacatttaattttaatattagcaatcttaaattgttctcagtgttactaGTCATAATGGCCTTTTTACCAGTGAGAATTCAGTTGTAGACATTTAGcacctctgtctctgtctgagttttctgtttctgtgtccACAGGTCAGGCTGACAGGACGCTGCAGAGCGGCAGCCAACAGAGCTCAGATGATGATGAACATCCATTctcctcatcttcatcttcatcttcatctaaaTGCTCTTGCATTGGTAAGAATATGCTTTTAATAAAGAAGTTATGGCTCCGTTTCTATTTCTGTTTTCAATGGCTGATTTGATGTCTGAAATTTTCCCGACTCAGGCCATTTCGGATCCAGAAGAACTGCTTCCACAGATTCTTCGCTGGGCATCATGTCATCCTTGTCCCTGAGCAGCAGAGGCTCATTCAACGTCATTTGGAGGTGGAGTGGCGATGGATTGGACAgccgaagcgaacagggcaGGTCTGACAGCTTTGATTGGTCGTGCCCTCCGCTGCCAGGTCAAGTTCCTGTCGAACCAACGGGGACTTCAAATGCCCGAAATGTTCAGGGTGCCATGGAGGCTTCTCCCCTGAACAAGACCTCAACAGGTGAGACTGAAATAAGGCTGGCCAGTGTAAAGTGTACAGACAGAGATTTTGATAATTCATGCATAACTGCTTCAAGTTTTTATCATGGTAATGTCCATTCACATTTACTGTTGCTCAGAAATTTTTtgctaaaattattatttttatttttgttagaaATACTTTAATTGGACATTTGTCAGAACATTCAAATATAATGTTCCATAaggcaaaattataaaatagaatgttcctttaacaaaattttttttttgaaactgGACGTTTTGAACATTCAGGGAACATTTAGAAATAACGCTTTCCTAATTTAATGGTAATGTTAGCAAAATTTTCTCAATAGAACAAAATCAATTTTTGAGCAAGttcataaccagccagtgttcaaaatgaTCTTCTTACCGTAGTCCGATTCACAgcggtaagcttgtaataatgttttataatttgagtggtactggtgggTTTCCGCTGGAAATTCGAGCATGTcgttgcgtcattacgtcacatcTGTATAAAGAAGGAGTCCGGCTAGTAGTAGTatcgcatgtgaggatgctgcaggtggcggatcatttatagcctttacTCACAGCGGCTGGAATAATTCAACTTGTCATTTTGAtggcggattgtaatccagaaaggtttaattcagatgtatttctttgatttgattttaaagAATCCATCGGAAAAGTGAAGGCAAAGTTttgaagttttattttattcatatagccTAAAGATAATTTGATTtggataattttgttttattaccaTACAATATTCCTAACACTTCTACCTCCGTAATATTTCAGTCCGGATCGGCACATGACAGATTAGCTAAACTGTTAACTTAAATAATCTGTTAAacgttttttttaagaaagatagtatttaagattaaattagcaattttaatattagcaatcttaaattgttctcagtgttactaGTCATAATGGCCTTTTTACCAGTGAGAATTCAGTTGTAGACATTTAGcacctctgtctctgtctgagttttctgtttctgtttctgtGTCCACAGGTCAGGCTGACAGGACGCTGCAGAGCGGCAGCCAACAGAGCTCAGATGATGATGAACATCCATTctcctcatcttcatcttcatctaaaTGCTCCTGCATTGGTAAGAATAGGCTTTTAATAAAGAAGTTATGGCTCCGTTTCTATTTCTGCTTTCAATGGCTGATTTGATGTCTGAAATTTTCCCGACTCAGGCCATTTCGGATCCAGAAGAACTGCTTCCACAGATTCTTCGCTGGGCATCATGTCATCCTTGTCCCTGAGCAGCAGAGGCTCATTCAACGTCATTTGGAGGTGGAGTGGCGATGGATTGGACAgccgaagcgaacagggcaGGTCTGACAGCTTTGATTGGTCGTGCCCTCCGCTGCCAAGTCCAGTTCCTGTTGAGCCAACGGGGACTTCTAATGCCCGAAATGTTCAGGGTGCCATGGAGGCTTCTCCCCTGAACAAGACCTCAACAGGTGAGACTGAAATAAGGCTGGCCAGTGTAAAGTGTACAGACAGAGATTTTGATAATTCATTGCTTCAAGTTTTTATCATGGTAATGTCCGTTCACATTTACTGTTGCTCAGCACAACTTTgctgaatttaaattttttttttttttagaaatattttaattggACATTCGTCTAACATTTTCAGAacattcagagaacattcaaaatcTAATTCTCAATAAGCCATGAACTCAGTGGTACTtgtgctgtctgacacacacccgAAACATGCGCACAGAAAGCCGCTTCTCAGACGGCAAACAATCCAGAGTAGAATTCTATTTCAAGACTTTTTGCTTTTGaattgtcaaatacacagaacatTGTCAAACTGGCTGTCATATTACAGAGTCGGTTATGGCATAAATAACACACAGCTATGCATTTCAAAATTAacgtttatttaaatatattgtatttaatataacataaatatattatatttgccATTACCAGAACTGATTTGGTCAAATGAAGCCAAAAAGATCAGATAAAGCAAGAAAAATAACTATATTGTGACCACTAATATTTgcaaaataagattttgggaCATTTATGCAGGCATTATCTAGAAGTCAGAAGGATAGCTTGGAACTATTTCCATTACTTTGGATTTATAACATTACAGATGagaatttaaaagtaaaatgtaagTCATGTCATTATATCGTTGCTTAATTTGACGTCATTCAAATGAAAATCTTAATTTCAGAAAATCCTCCAGGATGTGGGAAATGGAAAAGAATTCGTTCTTTCTTCACGAGGGTATGGAAGGCTCTGAAGAGTCCTGTCTGCTGCTGTCTCAGTAGTGCTGTGGATGTTGTGGAGCCTTTTTCCCCTGATCCTGAGCCATCATCATCTGCGTCAGATCACTCCGCCGTCACGCCAAATGATGGTAAATCGCTGATCATTATTTCTCCAACATAATTTTAAAGAGTATTGTCAtcttgtttttcactgaaaatAATGCTCATGGCTTTTgaggaaatatttaaaaaaaaaatgtttaggtcatatatttcatatttttctgtttgtttttcagaGTCTTTTGAGTCTCTCTATAATGTGGGAGCGATGCTTGGATCCGGAGGATTTGGCAGCGTGTACAAGGGAACACGCAAATCTGATGGCAAAAAGGTAAATCTGACTGAATTGTTCAAAGATTTTGCTCTTGAATgcatcaaaacatttaaaactaaCTTTCTTTTTTGTTGCAGGTTGCCATCAAGCAGTTAAGCAAGATTGAAAACAATCGTTATCTTTATATTGTAAGTTGGCCAAAACCTGAATATGTATTTAGTCGTTTCAGTGCAGATTACTGTAGTTAATAAACCCGTAGAAAGCATTAAGTGTAAATGTGATTGACAAATAAGCCTAGAGGCACCAAATAACTTTGAGCTGAAAAGGCTCTTTTGAACGGAtctaaaaatatacttttaaaaaaaggactTTTTCAAAGATACTTTGATATGTTTTCTTCAGATTTTTACTCAGCTAACCTTCTGATTACTCTTTTTCTCTAGCCTGGGCATCCCAAACCTCTCGTTACAGAAGTGgcgctgctgctgatgatgaggCGAAAACCCATAAGCCCGTTCATCATACAGCTCTACGAGTGGTTTGAACATCCTGGAAAATTCACTCTTGTTATGGAGTTCCCCGAGCCTTGCATGAGCTTGCGGGACTACATCGTTCGCAAACCCATCTATGAACCCACAGCACGGTTCATCATGCGACAGGCTCTGCTGGCAGTACAGGTCTGCATCGAGCATGGTGTTTTTCATAATGACATTCATGCGCAGAATTTCCTCGTAAATGAAAGGACGTTGGAGCTCAAGCTGATCGACTTTGGCTGCGGTCAGCTATTTAGTAATGATGGCTACGAGAGCAAAACATACATTGGTGAGCATTTTGAGAGTGTGAAAACCTGAATGTAGtgacttattattatttaatacttaaaaaaaagctCATCAATGTGCAAATTTCTTCTTTACAGGACTGCCGTATTACTATCCACCTGAAGTCTTAACAGAACCTCGTTTCCACGCCATACCAGCAAATGTCTGGGCTCTAGGAGTGCTGTTGTACACTATGGTGCACGTATCTCATCCTTTTGCCAATTCGAAAGAAATCAGACAAGCCAAAACTCCATTTATGTACTACAACTTATCCAAACGTGAGTGAATCTTATTGACAACattgataacacacacacacacacacacacacacacacacacacacacacacacacacacacacacacacacacacacacacacacacacacacacacaaagcaaaggCTCTGAACAGAAACAGTTAAAGATGaagtatgtaagattttttatatatagctcAACGTATAgcgagagtttggggcgtggctaatGTAGCAGGCGGAGCTATGGGAAAAGAAATTTAGCTAAAGAAGTGAAAGCCAAAATTCGCTGCATTTATACCTTAAACAGGTCACGAACATGTCAAAGTGAACAAAGCATTGTGATACAAAGCAcgcttcaataataataataataataatagattttatttataatacaattttcattccgaagaatctcaaagtgcaacaaagggaaaaaataacaaaaaaacgaataacaagtaaaaatatagaataatacaaacaatcaatcaacacagaaaactgaacagaaacagagctgatgatatATCATAGTCATGCTCCCGTTCAGAaagatacattttaataaagacaAATGCAACACAGCTAAAAGTATTCCTAATATGTTGAACCTTAAACGAGAGCTGTGTTTGTGATGTTGGGGAAGACGTAATGATTTGacgaaaatatgatttattttgtaatttattttgtaGTGTCACAGAAACTACATACTTCACTTTTAAAGTAAAGCTAAAGAACATTTTACAGTATAATAATCATGTTTTAGATGCTGTTTTCAGAGATGCATGACTAACTCCTTATTAAAATGTGTACAGAATACAGGGATCTGATTAGCCAGTGCCTAGCCCGGGATCCAACTAAACGGCCGACGTTAGAGCAGATGTCACAACATAAATGGATGAGATGACCTACTGTAGATTGGAGAAGTTCAGGAGATTCACTCGATCAGTGATTTCAGCAGGTGTGAGGAAGTGTAACAGACAGagtaggattattatcagttgtctTATTTCACAGTTGCGTTCTTGTTatagtcaagtcaccttcatttataaagtgctttatacaatacagatcatTTCAAAGCGGCTTTACtgtaataaacaggaaaatacagTGTAATAAACTCTAAAAATCATTCATGAGTTGATTTGTTCATATAATCTTTGTATTGAATAGGAAACAACATACTTGCTGTCCTTGGTGGAGGGCTTGAGCTCGAGACTTGAGCCGAAGCCTGATGTCCAACCCCAACCTGACTGGGAACTCAGAGCCTGTCCACGTCTGAGCAAGAACACGAGAGACTGCAAGACTGGGAAGAAGTCATCAATCATCACAGCCACATTTGCTTTGATTTTAAACGTCATAaaagtcatctttatttatatagcgccttataTACGACCGATCTTTACTCACAGCGGCTGGAATATTTGAACTTGTCATTTTACCTTGTCGTTTGACTGGattgtttgctttatttcttGTATAGCTTCATATACCTTTATAATGGCTATTTGATCTTACATAAACTGACATTTAAGACTCAGTTGTTGCTTTTTtgtgtcatatttaatttattgcattgatatatgcacacttattgtctgaaccacatattaatatttcaaatattttttaataaaaaaagtaaacaaaaagcGGCAGcgttgttttttatattttgttttgttataaatatacatgcagtgaagataataAAGGTACGCTTTACCTGAACCACATCTGTGTGGTTATTAATATGTTTaagattgttttaaatgaaaatgaaaagaggcagagtggtgttttatCACTGTAGTTTAAATTACACTCAGGGACAtcttttgggatttccgccAGGATTTGGCccacccaaattgaaaagcttcccatacacacatacagtggtctaggttcaaaatgttggtgttattttacaggaaaccctttaaagttacataaaacacggCTAAATGTCATAAACAtggaagtatatgttgtctaagctgtaataacccccccaaaagtaggcgctttttgattttttcccccataaattcatttttgaaagtgtgtaagtcaggccctgtgtgctctaggaacctgcagacagtttgggctatttccactaaattccagaaaatagaggaaaaaagaagtttgtctgtgtcatgttgtatgcaagatttattcaaatagatctgaagggatgaccccccttTTCCGCCCTCCCCCGACCCTGCTACCCCCCTCCACCACCATAtatagtgatataaatgcaatatcccagtgtcattaatttaattatatatgcTGGAAGctgcccaaactgtctgcagggtcctagagcacacagggcttgagttacacactttcaaaaaattatttatataaaaaaatctaaaagcacataatttggggggggggggggggggggggttataacagctttcaacatatacttacatgtttatgacttttagcagtgttttatgtaactttaaagggtttcctgtaaaaagacaccaacattttgaaccttgaccactgtatgtgtgtatgggaggcttttcaatttgggtaggctaAATCCAGCCGGAAATggtaccagagtaatttagtgtacattactttgtgtaaaacaaatgtcaaagtgatgcatatctccagaaagtagagactctaagctttcaaatcaTCTTGACATCATAGCTcttccacagacatttaaaatggaaagtatatGTCATTCCCGTCCCTGTACATAGTCCACGGAGTTTAAGAGGTTAAATTACACATACGGGACCCgcagagcgattctattggctgaaagaaattttaataggtaatctgttcagagcctgattacaattcttacaaaatcgcgttttgatttttgctgtttaaattgtgttaaaatagtctttaatgatAAGATATATAAGCATATCTCGtatataatctatttattttgtgcacctgTTCTGTTGCtgggtttttttatttattctttattatttacattataggtaCATTACTATGTCATGGTTTTGTACTGGTAACGTACTTATTTTATCAGTCAAAATAATtagcaatcaattacatatttcaaataaatgttttgcgtgtgtatgtgtgtagtatagtatggcaatgaatccatagtttatttttaaacaattgcttgtccagaaccatgtacaacaacttttgatcagcgaTTTAAAACCTCTACCAGCGGACCCAATTTCATAGGCAGACAGGATTAATCATGACACCGGATTAGAGCGAGCTGAGTGACGCGATGAAGAACGCGCTACAGCACGCAACAGTTTCAGAACCACGTCGTCCACATAACCGGAAGTGAGCAGCGCTACCCACACGCGTGATTTTCTTTCGTTAAATATGCTTTTTACGGCAGTTTTCACATGGATATTAATCGGAACGATGTCTACAATATTTAACAACAATACTTTTTAATAAAGTCACCATACTTTTCTTTTCATATCCTTGAAACACGCATTTAAGCCAATAAGACAATTTCTGTCCTGATGTGGTGAGTGAATTCACGTTTTATCATGAAAGctaaacatactttttttttgcatttgtcaaaatatattatttgtcgtaatattaaacaattattaattaataaaacgtATTAATTTCGTTTTCATGGATGACAAGACTAATCCTATCAAGTCTTTCTGCAGAAATGCCATGATATGGGCATAAGAGTCACAAGTTCAgccatttaaatatgttttaaaccTATTATTTTCCCTATATGTTTTCGTGCAGAAAAACATGTTTCACTTGTTCAAGGCCTTATAATAAatggttatttttatttgacatttgaacattttaaatgtcacaTTCGTTGTGTCTAAGTATTATGTGTAACAACATGAACGTGAAAGAAATAATATGACTGAATATACAGTCAAATGGGAAACACTTTACAACATGTTACACAttcattaatatatttttaaaataataaaaaattgtatAGTTGAAGTAATAGTGAACTACAGTTTTTGTGTCCATTAACATTAAATCTCCTCATACTATGTCTCGTCATACTATGTCCTAGTATTATTTTTAACATGAATGTGAAGGAAATACATACATAGGCTacactaccggtcaaaagtttcaGACCAGtagcatttttaaatgtttttaaacgattggatagcgctaaaaccaaccagagcaacgaaggtgaaacagagcttgttgatagattaaacattcaccgtatccagtcggcCAAACTCCGatcacatcttccctttttaagaatgacttcagtgctgttctttattcttttctcagagaaaactttaactccaagtcttccagagtcgcggtcaaagatgattcgaaagaccgccgttcggaTGTTTCTGTGataactagaagcacgcaagcacaactcggccgtcgtcactatgttaagccccgcccaccgactctatacacaatgtgattggcccgaccagagtttggcgtttacagctcagaagtgtattgagagttgctagacgacactcgcgggcagattagatttgctgccactagggtgcgtctagatttcttggCTAGCCAAAATTGGTACTGTAATGACTTTCAAtggactgtagagcggtgtatcccctctccccctccccctgactcgaggttgtcagataagctgcaggatccagcaggaacgtttgtagctgcagatgtggtaactagagcagatctggcaacccagatgccgaaacaccactgacttcgtgattggtagataggtggagggcggagcttcaggccaaaacacaacatgtcaacatcaacatcagttgagggctgcaacaacaacttttaaatgacaatatcctggctggactactgttgtcagtgatataagtatttgaatttaacatgatttcttaatgtctagtgacatatcagagccattttatgattaattgaaatacatttattacatacagttcctttaaaattTTGACAGCTCCAGGGCTTTTGTGAAACCCTTAATTTGTAGGGGTTTTTTATCCCCGCCCACGGACCGACGAATTGACTGAGGTTTTTTAAGAAAATGATTGTAAGAATAGAGTGATGCAGGTATGACGTCACTTTGCAGGGAACTAGCATTACACTTGTAAAACTCTATAAAATCCAAATAGGATTTTCCTATAGGCTTTTGGTCTGATACTTACAGGTTTTTCCCATCAAGCTAATTATTACAGATGAACacaatttttattaattttgaagcctaaatacagtttaaaaaagaagaagtaaaaagctaaaagtaggctataaacgGACTACACCACGGTCGCTCAACTTCAGCGTCATCATCACTAAGCTTCTGACATCTCTTTCAGGTtttattcaaaaacattttcccaGAATGTTTGAGTTAGAATAGTTTATTAGAGCACAATTATGAGCATAATGAGGCTGTAAACTGATCTTACCTTTTGGGCGTGATGACGTTTAATCTCCTCGACAGcctctgtagtcccatttagccacCTGTTAGCAGCCGCCAGACACGGAACAGCTGAAAAAAATCACGAGCGGGgtaatactgatgtattttatgttgtaGAGCAAAAATTGAAAGTGTCTTTCACAGCttgttcaccacagaccttatttcagccatttaaacACAATCCCGTTCAAAAAACCTATTGAATTTGGGACGAGGGGaccagaagtgctaaaatgctaacttgcTTCTATTTTGGCCTACGAGGTGATGTCATACCTGCAGCACTCTATAGGTTTATCCCTGAAAAATGTTATCATACTTTTCATATATGTGCACTTTTCAAATACTTTTCATACAGCATTATGATCAAATGGAATACTATGGCAACAGCTTTCTTGCCTGTacgtagggatgggtatcgttaaggttttaacagTATTACTACCCTTACCAATACTGCTCATCGATCCGGTACTTTagcggtattcttatcggttatttttgttatacttttttataataaacagaaaaattAAGAACATAGTCAACAATTAAGAACATAGTTaatctgaaaatgtaaaatatctaggCTAGCAAAATAAACAACAATGTTTGAACAATACTAATATAAAACATCCATTTTTGTGTGTTTCATATGTATACAATAAGAAGAACAAAGTACAAACAAATGGtaaaatacatacaataaatagacaataaaacaaacaaatgaaataCAGTGCTTAAATCTCAGGAAGGTCTAACATTACTGTTCAGGTAATGGCCTACAAAATACAtctaataaagttatcaaatataaaataacactagTTTTCACTGTACAGATTAATAgattcataaatatatatattataaatataaaaactcctCAATTTGTAACAAATTTTAACCGTGTATGTCACTGAGTTTCTTTGTATGAGCTGTGTTcatgtgttgtgatttctcctcgagaggctacTAAAAGTTTGCTCAAAAGTATTTCCTTCTCGAGCAAGGCAGAATTTGACTTAGTAGGAGCAGATCGGGAGTGGCTTTGGACGGCAACAtgcccagtgcattatgggtgttgAAGTTTTCTGACTTGTTTGCCTAAAAGCCTTTCTACTGGATAGGCAGCCAACTTTTATTTAAATCCCATTTTGCCAGCAGTGAATTACCCCTTTGAATACGCTTCACTTGGTTTGATCAAATGGGTTGTGGATGTCATTTCATGTTGAGCTTGATTTAATTGGGCCTTTtttatcgttttttttttttcagggaaaGGTGGAGCTGACTTTGGAGATTGTGAATGAGAAGGAAGCGGATGAGAGACCTGCTGGAAAAGGCAGAGATGAGCCCAATATGAATCCAAAACTCCATCCTCCCAAGTAATCGAACTCTCGCTTAAATAAGTTTATTGTTCTGTGTGTTAACAGAAGATGATTACAAGATTTGTTTCTCTTTTAAAGCTCTCAGGCGACCTGAAACCTCGTTCTTTTGGTTCACAAGTCCATGCAAGACGTGCAAATTCATAGTGTGGCGCAAATTTAAGTGGCTGTTCATCGGCCTGGTTGTGCTAGTCttaaggcatctttacacagaAACCGATTCTGCAGGAgcataaaatcacaaaaatgtgcatttacacaGACCGTTTAATCCTTCTCTGAAGCGGCATAAATGCATATACGGCATtgaaggaattttccgtatTTGTGTTTTACAGGTCTTTTTCCATATTTTTTGTTGCGTTGCATTGTGGGAGCAAGAACCTCAGTCAGCGGGGCAAACAAATTTCTTTACACACACTAATCGCCATTACATGCATGGATCATCATCACTTTCAGTCAGATTTCGGAGTAGGATAAACCTCCCGCTTCTGAGGTAAACATTAAGAATtgtattttgtttcttttgtcaCATAACCTGTTTTAGAGCGTTAATTTGGTATTGTATTTTAGGTGCTATCTGACTCGTCTGTCAGACCCGTCGCATTAACCGTCGTGTATGTTCTCAAATTTAGCTGATATTTGTGAAGATGCTCTATGTATTTGTTACTTTtcctgttttatttattgaattatcaacTTATATTTGTTGTTGGTGTCGTTTAAACTTTATGTAGTATTGTTCCAAGCTAGGCATAACATTAACTTTTGTAACAACGTTAAGCAGCTGTGGAAAATgaactaacgttaacgttacaaTACGTTGTGGGTATTGGACAGttaaggcatctttacacagcaAACGCGGCACAGAAACCGATTCTGCAGCGgcataaaatcacaaaaatgtgcatttacacagaccgtttaatccttctctgaatcggcataaatgcatttacacaggAATTAAAATCGCGGGTAACAATGCgttgaacattatttaaaactacagtttaaacaaagttttataaaaaaaaattaaaaatgaaataatgtataaaaataggcctaaaataaaaatacagagttttaaataattttgttctgCTTGCTATATAGCGCTTTTGATGTTTGTCATAATTCTGTAGGCCTAgcccagtggttcccaaacctgtcccggaggacccccagcactgcacattttgcatgtttccctcatcagacacaccgatccaactcatcagctcattagcaGAGATGgcaagacctgaagtgggtgtgcctgatgagggagacataagctgtgtctcatttcgtcaaatttcgaaggctgcgtcctccggaggacacgtcctgtgtaggatgcagtatacggagtgtcctcaatcagaattaaacgagacgtccttcgtaggacacacaggcaggaagtatcatgttgctatgccaacaagttcagcctcgttgggctctcacgccagttatatgaatgaaaattatttataacttgaaaatgactatgaagtgtttcttgtcttgacagcaatgtactgttctaaacgtttaaaatgcactaaacagttgtaatcctgtttaccaaaactatctgtttgaggtaatagagcttaaaaaaaacaacaaaaaaagcttgaactacttaatttaaacaccacacctacgctcgcatgtatatctggcggtggtgccgttttttcatataataaaaaaaaatatgacggttgttaacggagacgcaaagaattgtgggttatctccagccgtgaaggatactcctcgtgcacactccgaattcctgtgaaagaaggacgcattcgaaggtcgcatttggagagtccttctcacttttttgaaatgagacggccttat
Proteins encoded:
- the LOC137038109 gene encoding serine/threonine-protein kinase pim-3-like isoform X2 — encoded protein: MEFPEPCMSLRDYIVRKPIYEPTARFIMRQALLAVQVCIEHGVFHNDIHAQNFLVNERTLELKLIDFGCGQLFSNDGYESKTYIGLPYYYPPEVLTEPRFHAIPANVWALGVLLYTMVHVSHPFANSKEIRQAKTPFMYYNLSKRNNILAVLGGGLELET
- the LOC137038109 gene encoding serine/threonine-protein kinase pim-3-like isoform X1, coding for MEFPEPCMSLRDYIVRKPIYEPTARFIMRQALLAVQVCIEHGVFHNDIHAQNFLVNERTLELKLIDFGCGQLFSNDGYESKTYIGLPYYYPPEVLTEPRFHAIPANVWALGVLLYTMVHVSHPFANSKEIRQAKTPFMYYNLSKQYRDLISQCLARDPTKRPTLEQMSQHKWMR